In one Bryobacteraceae bacterium genomic region, the following are encoded:
- a CDS encoding NAD(P)H-dependent oxidoreductase subunit E produces MTFSPALEARLARLVQNYPPGRLKGALIPMLMYCQDETGVVTRELAEEVARRCGVSTLEVDEVVGFYTMLRAKPMGKTHLQICTNISCMLNGGEELWNHACEKLGIGHNQVNEDGSISLEEVECIGACSWAPAIQTNYDFHHNVTVEQLDQIIDGLRKKQ; encoded by the coding sequence ATGACTTTTTCCCCCGCACTCGAAGCGCGGCTCGCCAGGCTCGTGCAAAACTATCCGCCCGGCCGGTTGAAGGGCGCGCTCATCCCGATGCTGATGTACTGCCAGGACGAGACCGGGGTGGTGACGCGCGAATTGGCCGAGGAAGTGGCGCGGCGCTGCGGCGTCTCGACGCTCGAGGTCGACGAAGTGGTCGGCTTCTATACGATGCTGCGCGCCAAGCCGATGGGCAAGACTCACCTGCAGATCTGCACCAACATCAGTTGCATGCTCAACGGCGGCGAAGAGCTCTGGAATCACGCCTGCGAGAAACTCGGCATCGGGCACAACCAGGTGAACGAGGATGGCTCCATCTCGCTTGAGGAAGTGGAGTGCATCGGCGCCTGCTCGTGGGCGCCGGCGATCCAGACTAACTACGATTTCCACCACAACGTGACCGTCGAGCAACTGGACCAGATCATCGACGGGCTGAGAAAGAAACAGTAA
- the lptB gene encoding LPS export ABC transporter ATP-binding protein, translating into MRRLHTQEIAKSYRRRKVVADVSVSVTQGEVVGLLGPNGAGKTTSFYIIVGLISPDSGRVMLDDDDITDFPMYQRARRGISYLPQEASVFRKLSVEENLYAILETLGLSRRQRRERCDELVAQLGLETVRRSKGYQLSGGERRRVEIARSLVINPSFLLLDEPFSGIDPIQVLEIQKIISDLKNSGIGILVTDHNVRETLAVTDRAYIINNGKIFRAGTPEQLGHDTEVKRVYLGESFTFI; encoded by the coding sequence ATGCGCAGGCTCCACACGCAGGAGATCGCCAAATCCTACCGGCGCCGCAAGGTTGTCGCCGATGTGTCGGTGAGCGTGACGCAGGGCGAAGTGGTCGGCCTGCTCGGGCCAAACGGCGCGGGCAAGACAACGTCGTTCTACATCATCGTGGGGCTGATCTCGCCCGATTCGGGCCGGGTGATGCTCGACGATGACGACATCACGGACTTTCCCATGTACCAGCGCGCCCGGCGCGGCATCAGCTACCTGCCGCAAGAGGCGTCGGTGTTCCGCAAGCTTTCCGTGGAAGAGAACCTTTACGCGATTCTCGAAACGCTAGGCTTGAGCCGGCGGCAGCGGCGCGAGCGCTGCGACGAACTGGTGGCGCAACTGGGTCTCGAAACCGTGCGCCGGAGCAAGGGCTACCAGCTTTCCGGCGGCGAGCGGCGGCGCGTGGAGATCGCGCGATCGCTCGTGATCAATCCAAGCTTCCTGCTGCTCGACGAGCCGTTTTCCGGCATCGATCCGATCCAGGTGCTGGAGATCCAAAAGATCATCTCCGACCTGAAGAACTCCGGAATCGGAATCCTGGTTACCGACCACAACGTGCGGGAGACGCTCGCCGTAACGGACCGCGCCTACATCATCAACAACGGGAAGATCTTCCGCGCCGGCACGCCGGAGCAATTGGGTCACGACACGGAAGTGAAGCGCGTCTACCTGGGCGAATCGTTCACTTTTATTTAA
- a CDS encoding dodecin family protein, which produces MPIARVTEIISSSSKSFEDAVQHGVARACKTLENVEGAWVQDQKVVVKDSKIVEYRVNLKVTFVLRD; this is translated from the coding sequence ATGCCTATCGCACGCGTCACCGAAATCATCTCCTCTTCCTCGAAAAGCTTTGAAGACGCGGTTCAGCATGGCGTCGCCCGCGCCTGCAAGACGCTCGAGAACGTCGAGGGCGCCTGGGTTCAGGATCAGAAGGTCGTCGTCAAGGATTCGAAGATCGTCGAATACCGCGTGAACCTGAAAGTTACCTTTGTTCTGCGCGATTAG
- the ndhC gene encoding NADH-quinone oxidoreductase subunit A yields MPSSPLEAYFPLLVQALLGSVIAVALVALSYLLGKRVKDSIKDTPYESGMTPVGSARERISVKFYLVAMLFILFDIEAVFLYPWVVVYRELKMVAFVEMFVFVALILTGFFYIWKKGVLDWSKTARSK; encoded by the coding sequence ATGCCATCATCCCCACTCGAGGCATACTTCCCACTGCTGGTTCAGGCGCTGTTGGGAAGCGTGATCGCGGTCGCTCTCGTCGCCCTTTCTTATCTCCTTGGCAAGCGCGTCAAGGATTCCATCAAGGACACGCCGTATGAAAGCGGCATGACGCCGGTCGGCTCTGCGCGCGAGCGGATCAGCGTGAAGTTCTACCTCGTCGCGATGCTGTTCATCCTCTTCGATATCGAAGCTGTCTTTCTGTACCCGTGGGTAGTGGTCTACCGCGAACTGAAGATGGTGGCATTCGTCGAAATGTTCGTGTTCGTGGCCCTGATCCTTACGGGCTTTTTCTACATCTGGAAGAAGGGCGTGCTCGACTGGTCCAAGACGGCGCGGTCAAAATAG
- a CDS encoding carboxypeptidase regulatory-like domain-containing protein: MKQLTRILIVCLTSLPLFAQGERGAFNGTISDPTGAVIAAASVKARNTATGVEAVADTTSAGVFRMPYLQPGTYTLSVSAAGFKTAVRENIDLGVAQTLTVDFILEVGAVTDSVTVSSDPPLLETGTAEIGSYVSKKEFDTWPITVGDGRRQIQQFIFSSLPGTVGGTFQGSINGGQYYSHEILIDGISIGRFDLQGGSNNEFSPSAESVSQFKLQTGTVSAQYTGAQTSVANFATKSGTNEIHGSGYWYVQNDALRANGWNNNASGIKRQPFKQNNYGYSVGGPIYIPKVYDGRNKTFFFHNLERTKVKDYRSTSFTQLPVQDFKRGDFSRLLNSGFTGNAGSGTMVGTDAAGRSVQFGSIFDPASARQVNGSWVRDPFPGNIVPQNRWSPVSQKIINDVGIDDPLFDTMLNNMPAIGACCPNFNEWMLNLKGDHNFNANNRISALYNRNFRERNNSPGGRWGVPPGRPTGVYQLQKTPGTAVRLAWDSTLTATILNHAAVGYNRFGNANESVYVDQDWPSKIGLQNVPGTHFPTLVFGGQPFQGGGIGAGGRLGSGNAGLGYNGSTILQDDLTIIRGKHNFKVGMEHRRYYYNNRGKSGSGNFNFSPDQTAQPGFLNQTGHSFASFLLGAVQSTNRGITVANPGYRWRNVGFYFMDDFKASKKLTINLGLRWEVTGGLIEVAGRMSGADLSVPNPGAANRLGALVFVEDLGRKGFMNTYWKQISPKLGIAYQVNEKLVVRGGYGINNMPPNMNGFSFPGTLGYNGSISVNASNTQLRFAQEPVMYLQDRYPDFTATLPNKNPALSNGLGISYIAPDSNRLAYTQNWNVGVQYQLPAATVLELNYVGNKGTRLEADGFGELNSMPVSTLAMGNILQDQWSPASGIPQPFPGFAGRVSQAIRPYPQYTSVGQIFNPYGNSFYNSLQAQVTRHFRNGFSFLGAYTWSKALGLTSSAIDGEGAADQFNRGLDRTITSFHVPHFFKATWIYELPIGNNKLINVPGVVGKILGGWQLTGNHQVRSGFPLAIGTGGITNPFGAARADYVSGQDIVIDGGAPIVFRGAAGAPAYLNRAAFANPPVHPGGNNVITRLGTLSKFLPNVRDRHLVTEDLALQKVFQFDEHRSFELRGVFLNPFNRHGVGGLVTNITNPFFGQYTGVQLGGRNIEISARVTF, from the coding sequence ATGAAGCAACTTACACGAATATTAATCGTTTGCCTAACGTCTCTTCCGTTGTTCGCTCAGGGCGAACGAGGCGCATTCAACGGGACAATTTCAGATCCGACCGGGGCTGTGATCGCCGCGGCCAGCGTGAAGGCGAGGAACACCGCGACGGGTGTCGAGGCCGTCGCCGACACCACTTCCGCGGGAGTCTTCCGAATGCCGTATCTTCAGCCCGGCACGTACACGCTCTCAGTGAGCGCGGCCGGCTTCAAGACGGCGGTACGCGAGAACATTGACCTCGGCGTCGCGCAAACCCTCACCGTCGATTTCATTCTCGAGGTCGGCGCGGTTACCGATTCCGTCACCGTCTCGAGCGATCCGCCGCTGCTCGAAACCGGCACCGCGGAGATTGGTTCCTACGTATCGAAGAAGGAATTCGACACTTGGCCGATCACCGTCGGCGACGGGCGGCGCCAGATCCAGCAGTTCATTTTCTCGTCGCTGCCGGGCACCGTGGGCGGCACCTTCCAGGGCTCGATCAACGGCGGCCAATACTATTCCCACGAGATCCTGATCGACGGCATCTCGATCGGCCGGTTTGACCTTCAGGGCGGATCGAACAACGAGTTCAGCCCTTCGGCCGAATCCGTGTCCCAATTCAAGCTGCAAACCGGCACGGTAAGCGCGCAATACACGGGCGCCCAGACCTCCGTGGCCAACTTCGCCACCAAGAGCGGCACCAACGAGATTCACGGCAGCGGCTATTGGTACGTGCAGAACGACGCGCTCCGCGCCAATGGCTGGAACAACAACGCCTCCGGCATCAAGCGGCAGCCGTTCAAGCAGAACAACTACGGCTACTCGGTGGGCGGCCCGATTTACATTCCCAAGGTCTACGACGGCCGCAACAAGACCTTCTTCTTCCACAACCTGGAACGGACCAAGGTGAAGGACTATCGTTCGACCAGTTTCACGCAGCTCCCCGTCCAGGACTTCAAGCGCGGTGACTTCTCGCGCCTCTTGAACAGTGGATTCACCGGCAATGCCGGCTCGGGCACCATGGTCGGAACCGATGCCGCGGGCCGCTCTGTCCAGTTCGGGTCTATCTTCGATCCGGCGTCGGCCCGGCAGGTGAACGGCTCCTGGGTCCGCGATCCGTTCCCGGGCAACATCGTCCCGCAGAACCGTTGGAGCCCGGTGTCGCAGAAGATCATCAACGACGTGGGCATCGACGACCCGCTGTTCGACACGATGCTGAACAACATGCCGGCCATCGGCGCCTGCTGCCCGAACTTCAACGAGTGGATGCTGAACCTCAAGGGCGACCACAACTTCAACGCGAACAACCGCATCTCCGCGCTCTACAATCGCAACTTCCGTGAGCGCAACAATTCTCCCGGCGGCCGCTGGGGCGTGCCTCCCGGTCGGCCCACCGGCGTCTACCAGTTGCAGAAGACTCCCGGCACGGCTGTCCGCCTCGCCTGGGATTCGACCCTGACCGCCACCATCCTGAATCACGCCGCCGTCGGCTATAACCGCTTCGGCAACGCCAACGAGAGCGTCTACGTGGATCAGGACTGGCCGTCCAAGATCGGCCTGCAGAATGTCCCCGGCACCCATTTCCCGACACTCGTTTTCGGCGGACAGCCCTTCCAGGGCGGCGGCATCGGCGCGGGCGGGCGGCTTGGCTCCGGCAACGCCGGCCTCGGCTACAATGGCTCCACGATTTTGCAGGACGACCTGACGATCATCCGCGGCAAGCACAACTTCAAGGTCGGGATGGAGCATCGCCGGTACTACTACAACAACCGCGGGAAGTCCGGCTCCGGCAACTTCAACTTCTCGCCGGATCAAACTGCGCAGCCCGGGTTCCTGAATCAGACCGGCCACTCCTTCGCCAGCTTCCTGCTGGGCGCGGTGCAGAGCACCAACCGCGGCATCACGGTGGCCAATCCAGGCTACCGTTGGCGCAACGTCGGCTTCTATTTCATGGACGACTTCAAGGCGTCGAAGAAGCTCACGATCAACCTCGGGCTTCGCTGGGAAGTCACCGGTGGACTGATCGAAGTCGCCGGGCGCATGTCCGGCGCCGATCTGTCCGTGCCCAACCCCGGCGCCGCCAACCGCCTCGGAGCGCTCGTCTTCGTGGAAGACCTCGGCCGCAAGGGCTTCATGAACACCTACTGGAAGCAGATTTCGCCGAAGTTGGGCATCGCCTACCAGGTGAATGAGAAACTCGTGGTTCGCGGCGGCTACGGCATCAACAACATGCCGCCCAACATGAACGGGTTCAGCTTCCCCGGCACTCTCGGCTACAACGGCTCCATCTCGGTCAACGCCTCCAACACGCAACTGCGGTTCGCGCAGGAGCCGGTGATGTATCTGCAGGACCGGTATCCCGATTTCACCGCGACGCTGCCGAACAAGAATCCGGCGCTCAGCAACGGACTCGGCATCTCCTACATCGCCCCGGATTCGAATCGGCTCGCCTACACCCAGAACTGGAACGTCGGCGTTCAATACCAGCTTCCGGCCGCCACGGTTCTCGAGTTGAACTACGTGGGCAACAAGGGCACCCGGCTCGAGGCCGACGGCTTCGGCGAATTGAACTCCATGCCGGTAAGCACGCTCGCGATGGGCAACATCCTGCAGGATCAGTGGTCGCCGGCCAGCGGCATCCCGCAGCCATTCCCCGGCTTCGCCGGCCGCGTCAGCCAGGCGATCCGCCCGTACCCGCAGTACACCAGCGTCGGGCAGATCTTCAACCCCTACGGCAACTCGTTCTACAACTCGCTCCAGGCCCAGGTAACGCGCCATTTCCGGAACGGCTTCTCGTTCCTCGGCGCCTATACGTGGTCCAAGGCTCTCGGCTTGACCTCGAGCGCGATCGACGGCGAAGGCGCCGCCGATCAATTCAATCGCGGTCTGGACCGCACCATCACGTCGTTCCACGTCCCGCATTTCTTTAAGGCGACCTGGATCTACGAATTGCCCATCGGCAACAACAAACTGATTAACGTCCCCGGCGTCGTCGGCAAGATCCTGGGCGGTTGGCAGCTCACTGGCAACCACCAGGTCCGCTCCGGCTTCCCGCTCGCCATCGGCACCGGCGGCATCACGAATCCCTTCGGCGCGGCGCGCGCCGACTACGTCTCTGGACAGGACATTGTCATTGATGGTGGCGCACCCATCGTGTTCCGCGGCGCGGCCGGCGCTCCTGCCTACCTGAACCGGGCCGCGTTCGCCAATCCGCCCGTCCATCCCGGCGGCAACAATGTCATCACGCGGCTCGGAACCCTTTCCAAGTTCCTGCCCAACGTGCGTGACCGCCACCTGGTGACCGAAGATCTCGCCCTCCAGAAGGTCTTCCAGTTTGACGAGCACCGCAGCTTCGAACTGCGCGGCGTCTTCCTCAATCCGTTCAACCGGCACGGCGTAGGCGGCTTGGTGACCAACATCACCAATCCCTTCTTCGGCCAATACACCGGCGTTCAGTTGGGCGGACGCAACATCGAGATCTCGGCGCGGGTGACGTTCTAA
- a CDS encoding NADH-quinone oxidoreductase subunit C, which produces MLPEHIKEMRVVQALEAAAAAGAISAAAQELGELTLGIEPGRILEVCRALKTDGYVRLATVTCVDWYPMEPRFELSYHLHSISRNERLRLSVKLDSSAAEVDSVFPVWRGADWYEREVFDLFGVQFRNHPNMARILMPDDWEGHPLRKDYPVHGYKYSYRDE; this is translated from the coding sequence ATGCTTCCGGAACACATTAAAGAGATGCGTGTGGTGCAGGCCCTGGAAGCGGCGGCCGCCGCCGGCGCAATCTCCGCCGCCGCGCAGGAATTGGGCGAACTCACCTTGGGCATCGAGCCCGGCCGCATCCTCGAGGTTTGCCGGGCGCTGAAGACCGACGGCTACGTGCGGCTGGCGACGGTGACCTGCGTCGACTGGTATCCGATGGAGCCGCGGTTCGAGCTCTCCTATCATCTCCACTCGATTTCCCGGAACGAACGCCTCCGCCTTTCCGTGAAACTCGATTCCTCGGCCGCTGAAGTCGATTCGGTGTTCCCGGTGTGGCGCGGCGCGGACTGGTATGAGCGCGAGGTGTTCGACCTGTTCGGCGTTCAGTTCCGCAACCATCCCAACATGGCGCGGATCCTGATGCCCGACGACTGGGAAGGCCACCCGCTGCGCAAGGATTACCCCGTGCACGGCTACAAGTACAGCTACCGCGACGAGTGA
- a CDS encoding alpha/beta fold hydrolase, with the protein MKIGLLGQVKGNLSGALAELESQARNALARNGGLPHIVYLHGILGSHLARPGTRRYWFDLERVIRANFAEELGLAADGLSPVEGKKPVQPAGHLEAIYKLAELRWTLAGFRVHAFAFDWRKSIHVLAADLHNFLESIRDVAPKVALVGHSMGGLVACEYANRHAGWSDRVERAVFLGSPLRGSFAPMEAFTGDFRVVRLLAAMAAGVPDANLRLRRMARTLPGLIDMLPDPAVFPSAEPLYSEAVWTDGVAPAQRWLDQSRALKPRIAGSPLLTRASALVAKQIPTPVAAAVNGKPAASEFGTGDGIVPLKSSAPPGLTAFEVRFPHTALPLDPSAIQAVPKVIRGDAVALRKVDPAEGSEKPAVLEKFRLLQRDVDAIRNRVREGRLLDLDALWLLTGGYK; encoded by the coding sequence ATGAAGATCGGTCTTTTGGGTCAAGTGAAGGGCAACTTGAGCGGGGCGTTGGCCGAGCTCGAGAGCCAGGCGCGGAACGCGCTTGCCAGGAATGGCGGCTTGCCGCACATTGTCTACTTGCACGGCATCCTCGGCAGCCATCTGGCGCGGCCGGGTACGCGGCGCTATTGGTTTGACCTGGAGCGCGTGATCCGTGCCAATTTCGCGGAGGAACTGGGGCTCGCGGCCGACGGCCTCTCGCCGGTTGAGGGCAAGAAGCCCGTGCAGCCGGCCGGGCACCTGGAGGCCATCTACAAGCTGGCCGAACTGCGCTGGACGCTCGCCGGATTCCGCGTTCATGCTTTTGCGTTTGACTGGCGGAAGAGCATTCACGTACTGGCCGCAGATCTGCACAATTTTCTGGAGTCCATCCGCGACGTAGCGCCAAAGGTTGCGCTCGTCGGACATTCGATGGGCGGATTGGTCGCCTGCGAGTACGCCAATCGCCACGCCGGGTGGAGCGATCGGGTGGAGCGGGCGGTGTTTTTGGGCTCGCCCCTGCGGGGCAGTTTCGCGCCGATGGAGGCGTTCACGGGCGATTTTCGCGTCGTGCGACTGCTCGCGGCGATGGCGGCCGGCGTCCCTGATGCCAACCTGCGCCTGCGCCGGATGGCGCGGACTCTGCCGGGTCTCATCGACATGCTGCCCGATCCCGCCGTGTTCCCAAGCGCGGAACCGCTCTACTCGGAGGCTGTCTGGACCGACGGCGTTGCGCCCGCCCAGCGCTGGCTCGACCAAAGCCGGGCGTTGAAGCCGCGCATCGCCGGCAGTCCGCTGTTGACGCGTGCGTCGGCCCTGGTGGCGAAGCAGATCCCGACACCCGTCGCGGCCGCTGTTAATGGCAAGCCGGCGGCATCGGAGTTCGGCACTGGCGACGGGATCGTCCCCTTGAAATCGTCGGCGCCGCCCGGGCTAACCGCCTTCGAAGTCCGATTCCCGCACACCGCGCTACCGCTCGATCCCAGCGCGATCCAGGCCGTGCCAAAAGTAATTCGCGGCGATGCTGTCGCTCTACGCAAGGTGGATCCGGCCGAGGGCTCCGAAAAGCCGGCGGTCCTCGAGAAGTTCCGGCTGTTGCAGCGCGACGTGGACGCGATCCGGAACCGCGTGCGCGAAGGCAGGCTCCTCGACCTGGATGCCCTCTGGCTCCTCACCGGCGGATACAAGTAA
- the nuoD gene encoding NADH dehydrogenase (quinone) subunit D: MSDIATATPAGDAATSSRRTMTLNMGPQHPSTHGVLRVVLELDGETILKATADIGYLHTGIEKQCETRFWQQVVPLTDRVDYLANLSNNLAYVLAVEKLLQMEIPAKAQWMRVMLAEVTRINSHLVWLGTHALDIGAMSMFMYCFREREEILRLFELFSGQRMMTSYFRIGGLALDPPRGWRQAMERFSKLMPERIDEYENLLTNNPIWTIRTKGVGHMTLEDLLDWGVTGPMIRAAGEPWDIRKSEPYSSYEKFDFKVPTRTESDVFARYMVRIEEMRESCKIIRQAMDGMPEGPVRADVPRVVLPEREKMKTQMEALIYHFKIVTEGFAVPAGQVYQAIEAPRGELGYFVVSDGATRPYRVHMRTPSFANLMSIAPMLEDRLIADSIASLGSMDFVLGDTDR; this comes from the coding sequence ATGAGCGATATCGCCACTGCAACGCCCGCCGGAGACGCCGCCACGTCCAGCCGGCGCACCATGACCCTGAACATGGGTCCCCAACACCCGTCCACGCACGGCGTGCTGCGCGTGGTGCTCGAACTCGACGGCGAAACCATCCTCAAAGCCACGGCCGACATCGGATACCTGCACACCGGCATCGAGAAACAGTGTGAGACGCGCTTCTGGCAGCAGGTGGTGCCCCTGACCGACCGCGTCGACTACCTCGCCAATCTTTCGAACAACCTTGCCTACGTGCTGGCCGTCGAAAAGCTCCTGCAAATGGAAATTCCGGCCAAAGCGCAGTGGATGCGCGTGATGCTGGCCGAAGTCACCCGCATCAATTCCCACCTCGTTTGGCTCGGCACGCACGCACTCGACATCGGCGCGATGTCGATGTTCATGTATTGCTTCCGCGAGCGCGAGGAGATCCTCCGCCTGTTCGAACTGTTCTCCGGCCAGCGGATGATGACCAGCTACTTCCGGATCGGCGGGCTGGCGCTCGATCCGCCCCGCGGCTGGCGCCAGGCGATGGAGCGGTTCTCGAAGTTGATGCCCGAACGGATCGACGAGTACGAAAACCTGCTAACCAATAACCCTATCTGGACGATCCGCACCAAGGGCGTCGGCCATATGACGCTCGAGGATCTGCTCGATTGGGGTGTGACGGGGCCGATGATTCGCGCAGCGGGCGAGCCGTGGGACATCCGCAAGTCCGAGCCATATTCCAGTTACGAAAAATTCGACTTCAAGGTTCCCACGCGCACCGAAAGCGACGTCTTCGCGCGCTACATGGTGCGAATCGAGGAGATGCGCGAGAGCTGCAAGATCATCCGCCAGGCGATGGACGGGATGCCGGAAGGTCCGGTGCGCGCCGACGTTCCCCGCGTGGTTCTGCCGGAGCGGGAAAAGATGAAGACGCAGATGGAGGCGCTCATCTACCACTTCAAGATCGTCACCGAGGGCTTCGCGGTTCCGGCCGGCCAGGTCTATCAGGCCATCGAAGCCCCGCGCGGCGAACTGGGCTACTTCGTGGTGAGCGACGGCGCCACGCGTCCCTATCGCGTCCACATGCGGACGCCGAGCTTCGCCAACCTGATGTCGATCGCGCCGATGCTCGAAGACCGGCTGATCGCCGATTCGATCGCCTCGCTCGGCAGCATGGACTTCGTGCTCGGAGACACGGACCGATGA
- a CDS encoding LptA/OstA family protein, translated as MRRNRRLLLVAIAIIAAGVGSVYLKRRAELDLTPTPAPARIREGLQASSEDWVYRKDDGNCPIVEVRAKEVESDEGDTAQTHLSGVQLLLYHSCGATYDHVKSASAEFNPGDGMLHSEGEVEITLAIPTDPDAPSGRLLQIKSSEVVFETSTGKATTDKLTSFRFDLGDGYADGATYIPQTRELELHSNVVLRWRGSDPDQKLMTIEAGHLVYAESDARVHLTPWAKFSRDRLTLEGGETFITLDKGAIRLVESVDAHGTDHVPGRDLNFAANSMRMDMTEKSQVSKITGNGAARLDAHSATADTKVTTKLIELEFDPSSGESILRTALATGDAVLESRPVVRPGQTPGHTRILKSEVVLTKMRANGEEIEAMETHAPGTLDLLPNASHQPRRHLAAERMWVSYAEANRLKSCRAVQVSTQTFKPKRDVPSLTWSKDLLAEFDVETQEMAKLEQWDGFRFQEGDRQATSSHATLESKTDLITLRRPARVWDPAGSVAADQIALHQETGDFTAEGKVASSRLPDAKSTSSGAMLDDREPMQATAHRMVATDKNRRVLYEGGAVLWQGGNRLEADRVLINRVTHSLFAEGHVVSRLLDKQPNPKTGRQVLTVVRSPEMNYNDRDRLAHYKGGVKLNRGDMDVDSTELRAWLSSPQQEGGSGGGSSLDRAFADGDVRIVQNDGTRIREGTSQHAEYFVSDEKIVLNGGIAQMVDSAKGATRGRQLTYYSRNDSLQVEGALTQPASSIIRRN; from the coding sequence ATGCGCCGCAATCGCAGGCTCCTGCTGGTCGCCATCGCGATCATCGCCGCCGGCGTAGGATCGGTGTACCTCAAACGCAGGGCGGAACTCGATCTCACCCCCACCCCGGCGCCGGCCCGGATCCGCGAGGGGCTTCAGGCGTCGAGCGAGGACTGGGTGTATCGCAAGGACGACGGCAACTGTCCCATCGTCGAGGTGCGGGCGAAGGAAGTGGAGAGCGACGAAGGAGATACCGCCCAGACGCACCTGAGCGGAGTCCAGTTGCTGCTGTACCACAGCTGCGGCGCCACCTACGACCACGTCAAGTCGGCGTCGGCCGAGTTCAATCCCGGCGACGGAATGCTGCACTCGGAAGGCGAGGTGGAAATCACGCTGGCCATCCCCACGGACCCGGACGCTCCGTCCGGCCGCCTGCTGCAGATCAAGTCGTCGGAAGTAGTTTTCGAGACGTCGACTGGCAAGGCGACCACCGACAAGCTCACTTCCTTCCGCTTCGACCTCGGCGACGGTTACGCCGACGGCGCCACCTACATCCCGCAGACTCGGGAGCTCGAACTGCACTCGAACGTGGTGCTCCGCTGGCGCGGCAGCGACCCCGATCAGAAACTGATGACGATCGAGGCGGGCCACCTCGTCTACGCCGAGTCCGACGCCCGCGTGCATCTCACGCCCTGGGCGAAGTTCTCCCGGGACCGGCTGACTCTCGAGGGCGGCGAAACGTTCATCACGCTCGACAAGGGAGCCATCCGGCTGGTGGAATCCGTGGACGCCCACGGCACGGATCATGTGCCGGGGCGCGACCTCAACTTCGCGGCCAACTCCATGCGCATGGATATGACCGAGAAGTCGCAGGTGAGCAAGATCACTGGGAACGGCGCGGCGCGGCTGGACGCCCATAGCGCGACGGCCGATACCAAGGTCACTACGAAGCTGATCGAGCTCGAGTTCGACCCTTCTTCCGGCGAGAGCATCCTCCGGACTGCGCTCGCCACCGGCGACGCCGTTCTCGAATCGAGGCCCGTCGTCCGGCCGGGCCAGACTCCCGGCCACACGCGAATCCTCAAGAGCGAAGTGGTGCTTACCAAAATGCGGGCCAACGGCGAAGAGATCGAAGCGATGGAGACCCATGCGCCGGGCACGCTCGATCTGCTCCCGAACGCGAGCCATCAGCCGCGTCGTCATCTCGCCGCCGAACGCATGTGGGTGAGCTACGCCGAGGCCAACCGTCTCAAGAGCTGCCGGGCCGTACAGGTGTCCACGCAGACGTTCAAGCCCAAGCGGGATGTGCCGTCACTCACCTGGAGCAAGGACCTGCTCGCCGAGTTCGATGTCGAGACGCAGGAGATGGCGAAGCTCGAACAGTGGGACGGGTTCCGTTTCCAGGAGGGCGATCGCCAGGCGACGTCGTCGCACGCCACGCTCGAATCGAAGACCGACCTGATTACGCTCCGCCGGCCCGCGCGAGTGTGGGACCCGGCCGGATCGGTGGCCGCCGACCAGATCGCCCTGCACCAGGAAACGGGCGACTTTACCGCCGAGGGCAAAGTCGCTTCGTCGCGCCTGCCCGACGCGAAGTCCACATCCTCCGGCGCGATGCTCGACGATCGGGAACCGATGCAGGCCACCGCGCACCGGATGGTGGCGACGGATAAGAACCGCCGCGTGCTCTACGAGGGCGGCGCCGTGCTCTGGCAGGGCGGCAACCGGTTGGAGGCGGACCGGGTGCTCATCAATCGCGTCACGCATTCCTTGTTCGCCGAGGGCCACGTGGTTTCGCGCCTGCTCGACAAGCAGCCGAATCCAAAGACCGGCAGGCAGGTGCTGACCGTGGTGCGTTCGCCGGAGATGAACTACAACGACCGCGACCGCCTTGCGCACTACAAGGGCGGAGTGAAGCTGAATCGGGGCGACATGGACGTCGACTCCACCGAACTTCGAGCATGGCTCAGCAGCCCGCAGCAGGAGGGCGGCTCCGGCGGCGGTTCATCGCTTGACCGCGCCTTCGCCGACGGCGATGTCCGCATCGTGCAGAACGACGGCACGCGAATCCGCGAGGGCACTTCCCAACATGCCGAGTACTTCGTGTCCGATGAGAAGATCGTGCTGAACGGCGGCATCGCGCAGATGGTGGATTCGGCGAAGGGCGCCACGCGCGGGCGTCAATTGACCTACTATTCGCGCAATGATAGCCTGCAAGTGGAAGGAGCGCTGACGCAGCCGGCGTCTTCCATCATCCGACGAAACTGA